The Spirosoma foliorum genome has a window encoding:
- a CDS encoding acyltransferase family protein has protein sequence MIQQPSRLISLDAMRGFTIAAMIVANFPGSEEFVYFTLRHTIWNGLSFTDLIAPTFLFIVGVSIALAYARKVDEGSPKGELYRKIVIRSLKIFAVGMFLNLMPDFDFSNVRWTGTLHRIAIVFLVCAFLFLNTNWKQQAWIGALTLVAYWLAMTQIPTPDVGKVVLERGQNLAAWIDRKYLPGRMWQGTWDPEGILSTFPSIVTGITGMLAGRWMLSRVSPTEKVSYLMTAGLFTAAAGYFWGLTFPVNENLWTSSFVLVTSGFAAMLLGAVYFLVDVLGRKKGTKLGIIFGANAITVYVLADIFALLFYRLKFGGLPLNEKVVTGLINAGLQPELASLLYALFFIGINFIPAYLLYQRKIFIKL, from the coding sequence ATGATACAGCAACCGAGCCGACTCATTTCTTTAGATGCGATGCGTGGTTTTACCATTGCCGCTATGATTGTCGCCAATTTCCCGGGGAGTGAGGAGTTTGTGTATTTTACACTACGACATACGATATGGAATGGCCTCTCCTTTACCGACTTAATTGCGCCAACCTTCCTATTCATCGTTGGTGTTTCCATTGCTCTAGCCTATGCCCGAAAAGTGGATGAAGGCAGCCCGAAAGGCGAACTCTACCGAAAAATTGTGATTCGGTCGCTGAAGATTTTTGCAGTGGGAATGTTTCTTAATCTAATGCCCGATTTTGATTTTTCGAACGTTCGCTGGACGGGTACGCTTCATCGGATTGCCATTGTCTTCCTCGTCTGTGCGTTTCTTTTTTTGAATACAAACTGGAAACAGCAAGCCTGGATTGGCGCTCTCACACTCGTTGCCTATTGGTTGGCCATGACACAGATTCCCACGCCCGATGTTGGAAAAGTGGTGCTGGAACGAGGGCAAAATCTGGCGGCCTGGATTGATCGAAAATACTTGCCCGGCCGTATGTGGCAGGGCACCTGGGACCCCGAAGGAATCCTGAGTACGTTTCCATCAATTGTGACAGGGATTACCGGTATGCTGGCCGGACGCTGGATGCTCAGCCGTGTTAGTCCAACTGAAAAAGTGTCGTATCTAATGACGGCTGGACTGTTTACGGCTGCCGCCGGGTATTTCTGGGGATTGACTTTTCCGGTCAACGAAAACCTCTGGACCAGTTCGTTTGTACTGGTTACGTCTGGCTTTGCGGCCATGTTGCTGGGTGCCGTGTATTTTCTGGTCGATGTGTTGGGACGTAAGAAGGGGACGAAATTAGGAATCATCTTCGGTGCTAACGCCATTACGGTATACGTATTAGCCGACATCTTCGCGCTCCTCTTCTACCGACTCAAATTCGGGGGGCTACCGCTAAACGAAAAGGTAGTGACTGGCTTAATAAACGCAGGTTTACAGCCCGAACTCGCCAGTCTGCTATATGCCCTGTTTTTTATCGGCATCAATTTCATTCCGGCTTATTTATTATATCAGCGGAAGATTTTTATCAAGTTGTGA
- a CDS encoding acyltransferase family protein has translation MSVVSTSPTEPAVLQPAPVKRLLSLDTLRGFDMFWIMGGEDIFGVLAKTTGWAWAILIADQFKHPEWNGFRAYDLIFPLFVFMAGVSTPFSIGSKLDKGDDKAQIARKIITRGLILVLLGIIYNNGLFVKAIQDTRFPSVLGRIGLAGMFAQLIYLYAQPRTRYIWFLGILLGYWAAMMLIPVPGCGAGVLTMECNLASYIDRILVPGHLYKTIHDPEGLFSTIPAIDNALLGIFAGSFLKAHGKTGNQKAIQLVAAGAVFILLGVLWNFIFPINKNLWTSSFVMVTGGLSLSLLGLFYWIIDVKGIKGWTFFFTIIGMNSILIYLAGEFIEFEYATHFFFGGLIKLISSGWVAAVLGVLGYLAVKWVFLYFLYKKKTFLRV, from the coding sequence ATGTCTGTAGTGTCTACCTCGCCTACCGAGCCAGCTGTACTCCAGCCCGCTCCCGTTAAACGACTTCTCTCGCTCGATACCTTACGCGGCTTCGATATGTTCTGGATTATGGGCGGTGAGGATATTTTTGGAGTTCTTGCCAAAACAACGGGCTGGGCCTGGGCTATTCTCATTGCCGATCAGTTCAAACACCCCGAATGGAATGGATTTAGGGCTTATGATCTGATTTTCCCGCTGTTTGTATTCATGGCAGGCGTCTCAACCCCTTTTTCGATAGGGTCAAAATTGGATAAAGGCGACGATAAGGCGCAGATTGCCCGCAAGATTATTACCAGGGGGCTTATTCTGGTGCTACTTGGCATCATCTACAACAACGGCCTGTTTGTCAAAGCAATACAGGATACGCGTTTCCCAAGCGTGCTGGGTCGTATTGGCCTGGCGGGTATGTTTGCCCAATTGATTTATCTATATGCCCAACCACGCACCCGCTACATCTGGTTTCTGGGAATTCTGTTAGGTTACTGGGCGGCCATGATGCTGATACCTGTGCCGGGTTGTGGTGCTGGTGTACTAACAATGGAGTGTAATCTGGCCAGCTATATTGACCGGATTCTGGTGCCGGGTCATTTATACAAAACGATTCATGATCCAGAAGGTCTTTTCTCAACGATTCCCGCGATTGATAATGCGCTGCTTGGCATTTTTGCCGGTTCGTTTTTAAAGGCACATGGTAAAACGGGCAATCAGAAAGCCATACAATTAGTGGCTGCAGGGGCAGTTTTTATACTCCTCGGTGTACTCTGGAATTTCATTTTTCCCATTAACAAAAACCTTTGGACCAGTTCGTTTGTGATGGTTACTGGTGGTTTAAGTCTGAGCTTACTGGGATTATTTTACTGGATTATCGACGTTAAAGGCATCAAAGGCTGGACCTTCTTCTTTACGATCATTGGGATGAACTCCATTCTGATTTATCTGGCAGGTGAGTTCATCGAATTCGAATATGCCACCCACTTTTTCTTCGGCGGCCTGATTAAGCTCATCTCTTCGGGCTGGGTAGCTGCCGTGCTGGGTGTACTGGGTTACCTCGCCGTAAAATGGGTATTCCTGTATTTTCTGTATAAGAAAAAGACGTTTTTGCGAGTGTAG
- a CDS encoding purple acid phosphatase family protein, with protein MKFLFFSFFIVLTFSSSNAQTHKPYPATVYPDRLILGWQGDPATSQSVNWRTDSTITNAMGAISEADPSPDFVKNATIVPATSETVVLDGKSVKYYSVHFKNLKPATQYSYRVGDGTYWSEWFHFKTAQAKSAPFSFLYFGDAQNDIRSLWSRAIRGAYSTLPTVNFMIHAGDLITTSNADWQWAEWFEAGGWINGMVPTLAVPGNHEYFKDEQGKSRVSRHWRPSFVLPENGPKGLDETAYYLDYQGTRFIALNSQAALLDSTVLDAQANWLTQVLSQNPNRWTVVVHHHPIYSTKQGRDNDEWRVKMEPIYKKYGVDLVLQGHDHTYGRGLNMPLGKSRKHPDGPIYVVSVSGPKMYDIGLQDWMDRAGSNTQLYQTVSIDGDKLSYQSYTVTGQKYDTFILTKDSKGKNTLIDQSPTLLPERLDLPAEYQQKFKPEQMQEYRNRFQEYKARKQQAKP; from the coding sequence ATGAAATTTCTTTTCTTTTCATTCTTTATCGTACTCACCTTTTCCTCTTCCAACGCTCAGACCCATAAACCTTATCCGGCCACTGTTTATCCAGATCGGTTAATTTTAGGCTGGCAGGGCGATCCTGCGACATCGCAATCAGTCAACTGGCGCACTGATTCGACCATTACCAACGCAATGGGTGCCATCAGTGAAGCCGATCCTTCGCCCGATTTTGTCAAAAATGCTACCATAGTGCCCGCTACAAGCGAAACGGTAGTGCTCGACGGTAAATCAGTAAAGTATTATTCCGTTCATTTCAAGAATCTGAAACCAGCTACGCAATACAGTTACCGGGTGGGCGATGGCACCTACTGGAGCGAGTGGTTTCATTTCAAAACGGCTCAGGCTAAATCAGCCCCCTTCTCTTTCCTGTATTTCGGCGATGCCCAAAATGACATCCGTTCGCTTTGGTCACGGGCTATTCGTGGGGCTTATTCAACACTTCCAACCGTGAATTTCATGATTCACGCGGGCGATTTAATTACAACTTCCAACGCCGACTGGCAGTGGGCAGAGTGGTTCGAAGCGGGCGGCTGGATCAACGGTATGGTGCCCACGCTGGCCGTACCGGGCAACCATGAATATTTCAAAGATGAACAAGGCAAAAGTCGTGTATCGAGACATTGGCGTCCGTCGTTTGTACTGCCCGAAAATGGCCCTAAAGGTCTTGATGAAACAGCCTATTATCTTGATTACCAAGGCACACGCTTTATAGCGCTGAACTCACAAGCGGCCTTGCTCGATTCGACGGTTTTGGACGCCCAGGCAAATTGGCTCACTCAAGTATTAAGCCAGAATCCAAATCGCTGGACAGTTGTCGTTCACCATCATCCGATTTATTCAACCAAGCAAGGTCGCGACAACGATGAATGGCGGGTGAAAATGGAGCCGATTTACAAAAAATACGGCGTCGATCTGGTTTTACAGGGACACGATCATACCTACGGCCGCGGATTGAATATGCCGTTAGGGAAGAGTCGAAAGCATCCTGACGGGCCTATTTACGTGGTGTCGGTGAGTGGCCCAAAAATGTATGATATCGGCTTGCAGGACTGGATGGATCGGGCTGGATCGAACACGCAACTCTATCAAACGGTGTCGATTGACGGTGATAAGTTATCCTACCAATCGTATACCGTAACCGGTCAAAAATACGACACCTTCATCCTGACAAAAGATAGCAAAGGGAAGAACACGCTGATCGACCAATCACCGACCCTCCTCCCCGAGCGCCTGGATTTGCCAGCCGAGTATCAGCAAAAGTTCAAACCGGAACAAATGCAGGAATACCGAAATCGCTTTCAGGAATATAAGGCACGGAAACAACAGGCAAAGCCATAG
- a CDS encoding glycerophosphodiester phosphodiesterase, translated as MKNRQRIQTCIAGLLLLALAVPDLANSQPVSQPNSVTDSIGRYKAIMATRHQPGVSAHRGNSQLAPENTLATFQEVLRMQVDFIEIDVRTTQDNQLVILHDGSLNRTTTGSGPIKDQTLTTLKTLSAGKGFDNRFQAERIPTLAEVCQLVSRWNASHKTQTNLYVDCKAVAPQPLVETLQTYGLLKNAVFYGSDEALLALKQVAPTARLMPSLDKAEDMPTKISKLKPYAFDLNWAVVNESLIQQIHQQGIKAFSDLLDSFDTPENYQKAAQFHLDVIQTDYVLNVYKSLTQKVH; from the coding sequence ATGAAAAATCGACAACGGATACAGACGTGTATTGCTGGCCTTTTATTGTTGGCTCTTGCCGTCCCGGACCTTGCTAATAGCCAACCTGTTAGCCAACCAAATTCGGTTACCGACTCTATTGGAAGATACAAAGCGATTATGGCCACCCGTCATCAGCCCGGCGTTTCGGCTCACCGGGGTAACTCTCAGCTCGCGCCCGAAAACACGCTTGCCACCTTTCAGGAAGTACTCCGAATGCAAGTCGATTTTATTGAGATTGACGTTCGGACAACGCAGGATAATCAGCTAGTAATTCTGCACGATGGCAGCCTGAATCGCACAACGACAGGCAGTGGTCCTATTAAAGACCAGACTCTAACAACCTTAAAAACCCTCTCGGCGGGCAAAGGCTTCGATAATCGTTTTCAGGCCGAACGGATTCCGACACTCGCCGAAGTATGTCAGTTGGTCTCTCGCTGGAATGCCAGTCATAAGACGCAGACAAATCTGTACGTCGATTGCAAAGCGGTGGCTCCACAACCATTAGTAGAAACACTACAGACCTACGGATTGCTTAAAAATGCCGTTTTTTATGGTTCCGACGAAGCGTTACTCGCTCTGAAACAGGTCGCTCCAACTGCCCGGCTGATGCCATCGCTCGATAAGGCAGAAGATATGCCCACCAAGATCAGCAAGCTCAAGCCCTATGCGTTCGATCTGAACTGGGCGGTGGTTAATGAATCGCTCATTCAGCAGATTCATCAGCAGGGGATTAAGGCGTTTTCTGATCTACTAGACTCGTTTGATACCCCCGAAAACTATCAGAAAGCAGCTCAGTTTCACCTCGATGTTATCCAGACAGATTATGTACTAAATGTCTATAAATCGCTGACTCAAAAAGTGCACTAA
- a CDS encoding HpcH/HpaI aldolase family protein, giving the protein MAIPTHLSLLKKLQQGKNVYGSCITSTAPMWPKVIQQTGVDFVFLDTEHIPLDRADLARLCQQFRAYGITPIVRIPSPDPFRACQAIDGGAIGIVAPYLESVEQIQELVGSTKFRPLKGERLYAYLTGQEEMSDEMQAYIAAYNADTICIANIESVPALNRLDELLSVPGLDAVFIGPHDLSVSLGLPEQYDHPDFEAAVRSIIHQTRAKGLSIGIHFSLEPERQIKWMKEGVNIVVHSFDVALFSQRLRHDLRIIKEAAGDDLSPDTNAGLVI; this is encoded by the coding sequence ATGGCTATTCCGACCCACTTAAGTTTGCTTAAAAAACTACAACAGGGCAAAAACGTATACGGTAGCTGCATCACGTCGACCGCACCGATGTGGCCGAAAGTTATTCAGCAGACCGGCGTCGACTTTGTTTTCCTGGATACCGAACATATACCGCTGGATCGGGCTGATCTGGCGCGTCTCTGCCAGCAGTTTCGGGCGTACGGCATTACACCCATTGTCCGGATTCCAAGTCCCGATCCGTTTCGGGCCTGTCAGGCTATCGATGGGGGTGCCATTGGTATTGTCGCACCTTATCTCGAATCGGTGGAGCAAATTCAGGAACTGGTGGGTTCTACAAAATTTCGCCCGCTGAAAGGGGAACGACTCTATGCTTACCTGACTGGCCAGGAAGAAATGTCGGACGAGATGCAAGCCTACATTGCTGCTTACAATGCCGATACGATCTGCATCGCCAACATCGAAAGTGTGCCCGCCCTCAACCGACTTGACGAACTGCTGTCGGTACCGGGGCTCGACGCGGTTTTCATTGGTCCGCACGACCTATCGGTTAGTTTAGGGTTGCCTGAACAATACGATCATCCTGATTTTGAAGCCGCCGTCCGAAGCATTATTCACCAAACACGCGCCAAGGGGCTTTCTATCGGCATCCATTTCTCGCTGGAACCCGAGCGCCAGATTAAGTGGATGAAAGAAGGCGTTAACATCGTGGTACACAGCTTCGATGTAGCGCTGTTCAGTCAGCGACTGCGCCATGACCTTCGGATTATTAAAGAAGCCGCAGGTGATGATCTATCCCCCGATACCAACGCAGGACTCGTCATCTAA
- a CDS encoding orotidine 5'-phosphate decarboxylase / HUMPS family protein produces the protein MKPIVQISLDLTNIDEALETAALAMRAGVDWLEAGTPLILAEGLHGVRKLREAFPNVPIVADLKTMDGGYLEVEMMAKAGATHVVVMARAHAETVKCVVKAGRDFGVSVMGDNMVCPDMVEGAKWLEDLGCDYIIHHVGYDERRGIAAQGHRMPSPLDQLREVVQAVRVPVQAVGGLSLEQAIRCPEYGAPLVVLGAPLTIDADAFKTADGNLEASLRLICEKIHAYGDVKLK, from the coding sequence ATGAAACCTATTGTTCAAATCTCACTGGACCTGACCAACATCGATGAAGCGCTCGAAACAGCTGCTTTAGCCATGCGAGCAGGTGTCGACTGGCTGGAAGCCGGAACCCCTTTAATTTTGGCCGAAGGCCTGCATGGTGTACGAAAATTACGCGAAGCTTTCCCCAATGTCCCAATCGTCGCTGACCTAAAAACAATGGACGGAGGCTACCTCGAAGTCGAAATGATGGCCAAAGCCGGTGCAACCCATGTGGTTGTGATGGCGCGTGCCCACGCCGAAACGGTCAAATGCGTCGTGAAGGCTGGTCGCGATTTTGGCGTCAGTGTAATGGGCGATAACATGGTTTGCCCGGATATGGTTGAAGGGGCAAAATGGCTCGAAGACCTCGGTTGCGATTACATCATTCACCACGTCGGCTACGACGAACGGCGGGGGATTGCAGCTCAGGGTCACCGAATGCCTAGCCCGCTGGATCAGTTACGTGAGGTTGTGCAGGCTGTTCGGGTGCCGGTTCAGGCCGTTGGCGGACTAAGTCTGGAACAAGCTATTCGCTGTCCGGAATATGGCGCTCCACTAGTTGTACTTGGCGCTCCTTTAACCATTGATGCCGATGCGTTCAAAACCGCCGATGGCAATCTGGAAGCGTCTCTTCGGCTGATCTGTGAAAAAATCCACGCCTATGGCGATGTAAAACTGAAATGA
- a CDS encoding zinc-binding dehydrogenase, whose protein sequence is MKSAAVVNYAPEKGSVEIRELDRPTIGEDDVLLEVANVGVCGSDLHQWTSDHSWPVNYPVVLGHEFGGHIVELGSRVTGWREGDRVVSETAAVIDANNPMTRRGLYNLDPTRKGFGYGVNGAMTRFVRVPARCLHLVPDQLAFEQACLTEPCCVAFNAVVENSRIKPGDRVIVLGPGTIGILCAAMARLCGAEVALVGLEADRHRLAIGKQYGCEAIIGDATEWAKKADGLGADCIIDAAGSSITLKIAMQLVRPNGHITKVGWGPQPLGFSLDPLVQKNVTLQGSFSHNWPIWERVIALLANGQLDVKPIIGGVWSITDWHEAFEKMHRGDVVKSVLKPV, encoded by the coding sequence ATGAAATCTGCTGCCGTTGTTAATTATGCGCCGGAGAAAGGCTCCGTCGAGATTCGTGAACTGGATCGACCAACGATTGGGGAAGATGATGTGTTGCTGGAAGTGGCGAACGTTGGCGTTTGTGGAAGTGACCTTCACCAGTGGACGTCTGATCATAGCTGGCCCGTAAACTATCCAGTCGTACTAGGTCATGAATTTGGTGGACATATTGTTGAACTCGGAAGTCGGGTGACGGGTTGGCGTGAGGGTGATCGCGTCGTTAGTGAAACGGCGGCTGTTATTGACGCCAACAACCCAATGACTCGTCGCGGGCTCTATAATCTCGACCCTACCCGAAAAGGGTTTGGCTATGGAGTCAATGGTGCTATGACACGCTTTGTGCGTGTTCCAGCTCGCTGCCTGCATTTAGTACCTGATCAACTCGCTTTCGAGCAGGCCTGTCTGACAGAGCCCTGCTGCGTGGCGTTCAATGCTGTTGTGGAAAACAGCCGGATAAAACCTGGCGACCGCGTGATTGTGCTCGGACCGGGTACTATTGGTATATTGTGTGCCGCTATGGCCCGTCTTTGTGGGGCCGAAGTTGCTTTGGTTGGCCTGGAAGCCGATCGGCATCGATTGGCGATTGGAAAGCAGTACGGTTGTGAAGCCATTATTGGGGATGCTACCGAATGGGCGAAAAAAGCGGATGGCCTCGGAGCCGATTGTATCATTGATGCGGCCGGTTCGAGCATTACTCTGAAAATTGCGATGCAGTTGGTTCGGCCCAATGGGCATATTACCAAAGTTGGTTGGGGACCACAGCCGCTTGGTTTTTCGCTCGATCCATTGGTGCAAAAAAACGTAACACTTCAGGGAAGTTTTAGCCATAACTGGCCAATCTGGGAGCGCGTCATCGCCTTGCTTGCTAATGGGCAACTCGATGTGAAACCCATTATTGGGGGCGTGTGGTCTATTACCGACTGGCACGAAGCCTTCGAAAAAATGCACCGGGGCGATGTTGTAAAAAGCGTACTAAAACCGGTTTGA
- a CDS encoding SDR family oxidoreductase: MRLQHKVIIVTGSCTGIGKAIARRCVAEGARVVVHGLERELGEAIVASLGSDNAVLHIEEITADNAPQHLVDLALKTFGRLDAVVNNAAMVVSSNTQTTDLVLFRKVMEVNALAPFALIKVALPHLQKQHGCVLNIGSLNAWCGEPNLMAYSVSKGALVTLTRNLGDTLHRESGVRVNQLNLGWVLTEREIQRKHEQGMADDWYNHLPPELAPSGRILQPEEIAAAAVYWLADESGPVSGQIVDLEQYPFIGRNLPKN, from the coding sequence ATGCGGTTGCAACATAAAGTCATCATTGTTACCGGAAGTTGTACTGGTATTGGAAAGGCCATTGCCAGGCGGTGTGTTGCCGAAGGGGCACGGGTTGTTGTTCACGGACTGGAACGGGAATTGGGCGAAGCGATCGTTGCCTCGTTGGGGAGTGATAACGCCGTGCTACACATCGAAGAAATTACCGCCGACAATGCCCCACAGCATTTAGTGGATCTGGCCCTGAAAACGTTTGGCCGACTGGATGCGGTCGTCAATAATGCGGCTATGGTTGTTTCGTCAAACACCCAGACAACTGATCTGGTACTGTTTCGGAAGGTGATGGAAGTGAATGCGTTAGCGCCATTTGCCTTAATTAAGGTGGCGTTACCCCATCTGCAGAAACAGCACGGGTGTGTTCTGAATATTGGCTCACTGAATGCCTGGTGTGGCGAACCGAATCTAATGGCCTATAGCGTTTCGAAAGGAGCGCTGGTGACGTTGACCCGAAATCTGGGCGATACGCTTCATCGGGAATCGGGGGTGCGGGTCAACCAACTAAACCTGGGCTGGGTGTTGACCGAGAGGGAAATTCAACGCAAGCATGAGCAGGGAATGGCTGATGACTGGTACAACCACCTGCCGCCAGAACTTGCACCATCGGGCCGGATTTTGCAGCCCGAAGAAATTGCTGCCGCTGCCGTGTATTGGTTGGCCGATGAAAGTGGACCCGTTAGCGGACAAATTGTTGATCTGGAACAGTACCCATTTATCGGCCGAAATCTGCCCAAAAATTAA
- a CDS encoding sugar phosphate isomerase/epimerase family protein — translation MPQLAAFPKAFMQQLCKDGTMRVSEWIELASQLNIDGLEWYAGFLEMDDEANWPVFRQQVEAHGKVIPMMCCSPDFTHPDAAFRANEIAKQKRWIDMTYILGGSYCRVLSGQRRPELSIEEGVALAAECIEACLPYAQERGITLIIENHYKDDFWTYPEFAQKMDVFCMLVDRINHPNFGVNYDPSNTYLAGEDPLELLYRVSHRVVTMHASDRYLIEGTIEDLRREEGGAAGYAKRLSHGEIGKGLNDYDAIFTELKRVGFDGWISIEDGVDGMAQLERSVAFLQKKIAEYWPEN, via the coding sequence ATGCCCCAATTAGCCGCTTTCCCTAAAGCGTTTATGCAGCAGCTCTGCAAAGACGGAACCATGCGTGTTTCGGAATGGATTGAGCTGGCATCTCAACTCAATATTGATGGTCTGGAATGGTACGCCGGATTTCTGGAGATGGACGATGAGGCCAACTGGCCTGTATTTCGCCAACAAGTGGAAGCTCATGGAAAGGTGATTCCGATGATGTGCTGCTCCCCCGATTTTACGCACCCTGATGCCGCTTTCCGTGCCAACGAAATTGCGAAGCAGAAACGCTGGATCGATATGACGTATATACTAGGTGGTTCGTATTGTCGGGTGCTTTCTGGACAGCGACGGCCGGAGCTATCCATCGAAGAAGGGGTAGCTCTGGCGGCCGAATGCATCGAAGCCTGTTTGCCTTATGCGCAGGAACGCGGTATTACGCTCATCATCGAAAATCATTATAAAGATGACTTCTGGACCTATCCTGAATTTGCCCAGAAAATGGATGTGTTCTGTATGCTTGTAGACCGAATCAATCATCCAAATTTCGGTGTCAATTATGATCCAAGCAATACCTATCTGGCCGGTGAAGACCCGCTGGAGCTTCTTTATCGGGTATCGCACCGGGTGGTGACTATGCACGCCAGCGACCGATATTTGATCGAAGGGACCATCGAAGACCTTCGTCGTGAAGAAGGTGGTGCGGCTGGATACGCCAAACGACTCAGTCACGGCGAAATAGGTAAGGGTCTTAACGATTACGATGCCATATTTACGGAACTGAAACGAGTGGGCTTCGATGGCTGGATCAGCATTGAGGATGGGGTAGATGGTATGGCGCAGCTAGAACGTAGTGTCGCGTTCCTACAGAAAAAAATAGCTGAATACTGGCCAGAGAACTGA
- a CDS encoding Gfo/Idh/MocA family protein: MEEKKITPNAESRRDFLKTSSLAATSFFIVPRHVLGKGFIAPSDKLNIAGIGAGGKGKSDLASFAKSPNVNIVALCDVDDRQAVDSRSRYPKATYYKDFREMLSKENRNIDACSISTPDNTHAVATLAAMQLGKHVYTQKPLTHDIYESRILGQAAKKYKVVTQMGNQGGSGNGVRRMKEIYDSGIIGEVHKVLTWTNRPVWPQAVPTDKTFDIPKELDFDLWLGPAKKVPYNEAYLPWNWRGWWPYGTGALGDMACHIMDPVFRILPIDYPTSVECSLAGTWAFTLRPQDDNPDWTPFSSSIHLNYPRKDGKGDIKLSWYDGGILPELPEELLPGESFGNSDGGVLFIGTKGKLMADCYGANPRLLPLKANETLNIPETIARVPNEDHYLQWVDACIAGHGKGITSSPFEYAAPFAESILIGNLALRSWMLRDNPSAKRSSERYNGRKKLYYDAPNMKITNYDLANQFVKRDYREGWSLTL; the protein is encoded by the coding sequence ATGGAAGAAAAGAAAATTACACCGAATGCAGAGAGTCGTCGCGATTTTCTGAAAACATCCTCATTGGCGGCTACGTCATTTTTCATTGTTCCCCGGCACGTTCTTGGCAAGGGATTTATAGCCCCAAGTGATAAACTCAACATTGCGGGAATTGGAGCCGGTGGTAAAGGTAAAAGCGACCTGGCTTCCTTTGCAAAAAGCCCGAATGTCAACATCGTGGCCCTCTGCGACGTCGATGATCGGCAGGCCGTGGATTCCCGGAGCCGTTATCCGAAGGCGACCTATTACAAGGATTTTCGGGAGATGCTTTCTAAGGAAAACAGGAACATTGATGCCTGCTCCATCTCCACACCCGACAACACGCACGCTGTAGCCACGCTTGCTGCCATGCAGTTAGGTAAACATGTGTACACCCAAAAACCACTAACCCACGACATTTACGAATCGCGGATTTTGGGCCAGGCGGCTAAAAAATACAAAGTCGTGACGCAGATGGGCAATCAGGGCGGTTCGGGGAATGGTGTTCGCCGGATGAAAGAAATCTATGATTCCGGGATTATTGGCGAGGTTCATAAAGTGCTGACCTGGACCAATCGGCCTGTTTGGCCACAAGCCGTTCCGACCGATAAAACCTTCGATATTCCGAAAGAGCTGGATTTTGATCTGTGGTTAGGTCCCGCTAAAAAAGTGCCGTATAACGAAGCCTATCTACCCTGGAACTGGCGAGGTTGGTGGCCTTATGGAACGGGTGCCCTCGGCGATATGGCCTGCCACATCATGGACCCCGTCTTCCGAATTTTACCCATTGATTACCCGACTTCGGTAGAATGTAGTTTGGCCGGCACGTGGGCATTTACGTTACGTCCACAAGATGACAATCCAGATTGGACGCCTTTTTCATCATCTATTCACCTTAATTACCCCCGTAAAGACGGCAAGGGCGACATCAAGTTAAGCTGGTACGATGGCGGTATTCTGCCGGAACTTCCAGAAGAACTATTACCCGGAGAAAGCTTTGGTAATTCGGATGGGGGAGTGCTGTTTATCGGTACTAAAGGCAAGCTCATGGCCGATTGCTACGGTGCCAACCCGCGTCTGTTGCCCCTGAAAGCCAATGAGACGTTGAATATTCCCGAAACGATTGCCCGTGTGCCTAACGAAGACCATTATCTGCAATGGGTCGATGCGTGCATTGCGGGGCATGGTAAAGGCATAACAAGTTCGCCGTTCGAATACGCGGCCCCGTTTGCGGAAAGTATCCTTATCGGAAATCTGGCCCTGCGTAGCTGGATGTTGCGCGATAATCCGTCCGCCAAACGATCTTCGGAGCGATACAATGGTCGCAAGAAGTTGTATTATGATGCGCCCAATATGAAAATCACGAATTACGATCTGGCTAATCAGTTTGTTAAGCGTGATTATAGAGAGGGCTGGAGTTTGACTCTGTAA